Proteins from a genomic interval of Rosa chinensis cultivar Old Blush chromosome 2, RchiOBHm-V2, whole genome shotgun sequence:
- the LOC112183819 gene encoding transcription initiation factor TFIID subunit 9, giving the protein MAGEDEDLPRDAKIVKTLLKSMGVEEYEPRVIHQFLELWYRYVVDVLSDAQVYSDHAGKGAIDCDDVKLAIQSKVNFSFSQPPPREVLLELARNRNKIPLPKSISGPGVALPPDQDTLISPNYQLAVPKKRPAQAVEEMEEDEETVEPNPPQEQKPTDIPQNTSQKVSFPLAKRTK; this is encoded by the exons ATGGCAGGGGAAGATGAGGACTTACCAAGAGACGCAAAGATTGTGAAGACGCTATTAAAATCAATGGGTGTGGAGGAATATGAACCTCGCGTTATTCACCAATTCTTGGAGCTATGGTATCGGTACGTGGTCGATGTACTCAGTGATGCCCAAGTTTACTCTGATCACGCGGGCAAGGGTGCGATTGATTGTGATGATGTCAAGCTTGCCATTCAGTCCAAGGTCAATTTCAGCTTCTCGCAACCCCCTCCAAGGGAG GTTCTACTGGAGTTGGCCAGAAACAGGAACAAAATTCCATTACCAAAATCCATCTCAGGGCCTGGTGTGGCGCTACCACCTGACCAGGATACCTTGATCAGCCCAAATTATCAATTGGCAGTCCCTAAGAAACGACCAGCTCAAGCAGTTGAAGAAATGGAAGAGGATGAAGAAACTGTTGAACCCAATCCACCCCAAGAGCAGAAGCCTACTGATATACCGCAGAATACATCCCAAAAGGTATCTTTTCCCCTTGCTAAACGCACCAAGTGA